The Alteribacter populi genomic sequence TTATGGCCTCGATTTTAGTGAAAATATGCTCATTGAAGGAAGGAAAAAAGTAAGCGCACGTGGCCTAGATCACATCGAACTTGTCCAAGGAAATGCTATGGAACTGCCATATGAAGATAATACATTTGATTATGTTACGATTGGTTTTGGTTTGCGTAACGTTCCTGACTATAGTGTAGCATTAAAGGAAATGTATCGTGTTACCAAACCAGGAGGACTAGTGACTTGTCTTGAAACTTCTCAACCAACTCTGATAGGTTTTAAACAACTCTATTGGCTGTATTTCCGGTATATAATGCCTTTCTTCGGTAGAGTTTTGGCAAAAAGTTATGATGAGTACACGTGGCTTCAAGAATCGACACAATCGTTTCCTGATAAAGAAACGATTGCCAACATGTTTAAAAAGACTGGTTTTCAGAATGTAAGCTACAAATCTTACTCTGGAGGAGTAGCCGCAAGTCATTTTGGAAGAAAAGGTTGATAGATTAAGAAGTTCAAAAAAATGAGGGATTCATAGTCCACAGACCTATGCCGCATAGGGTGTTACGTCTATAATCAGCGCTCCAAATTTTGCTGCTCTGGATCTTGAAACTTCCAGTTTCGACCATCCTTGCTTTGATAATCCCCATTTTGGAAACCTATAATTAGATGTTTCAATCGAAAGGGTTCAGGTTTATGAGAAAATTTAAAATCATCTTAGAAATGATTAAGTTTGAACATACAGTATTTGCATTGCCTTTTGCTTTCTTAGGGGCGGTATTATCAAGTTTA encodes the following:
- a CDS encoding demethylmenaquinone methyltransferase → MGQSKEEKVHQVFESISGNYDRMNAIISFQRHLSWRKDTMKRMNVRPGSESLDICCGTADWTIAMADAIGPTGKAYGLDFSENMLIEGRKKVSARGLDHIELVQGNAMELPYEDNTFDYVTIGFGLRNVPDYSVALKEMYRVTKPGGLVTCLETSQPTLIGFKQLYWLYFRYIMPFFGRVLAKSYDEYTWLQESTQSFPDKETIANMFKKTGFQNVSYKSYSGGVAASHFGRKG